One genomic segment of Hydra vulgaris chromosome 14, alternate assembly HydraT2T_AEP includes these proteins:
- the LOC124806039 gene encoding uncharacterized protein LOC124806039 → MKIFYFLAFASTAAFFDSHLTCPQYPPPNNGRMICDHLLGKYCTPSCNFGFVPNGPQAWAYVCNPVTQRWGTYPDSYPLPWPDCVTPKDQTWNPKSFYILNKTKEPDLENVNGDKSMTSVGDVEKSYEEDKQIKGEKNTQTEFYKKNIMDAAYDILKVTPKNQLKNKVQKQFEVLNDTPTDNRSTSKTSNKLTDKLSQPPSQKNNSNKSSNTRDNKSYVPMLTSFNENESYEAVDKLVNNKTNERQIDITKVTKTRNFGTKEIDIEDLKITTTRDNVAKFDNGKSLNETTAFVHSLPKDNFDQKNIVLDNITTHAINSITPQATNISIITQQFNEENTKDENLTVKTTKNNTKQVFDLQTRTLDSLNVEQELRNITDTLREIGQSIKSSIVAKTLPLLPTTSTISKLNNTIINNTKEWNKNSTPQTADKSYYAANHTVRKTNNLSKKTSAMKDKKKHTALKKLSYETKQIKANQFNNIKSFIKDSEDKQTNNDKEANNEPPLVPVFSNKDLSLLRHMVSTNNKRSEMRHSSPSLWSKMMTLTSTKDDHQLRRVKLASRKKLATEDLNLAKLIMTGINNKDNYHFKDKPNPFLYSGKSLGPMNQSKLKTDKASTRQYVWNGATFVPLSENEPSTSYLHSNEGGGLSSTSRYRWNGATFVPTDLSEELSLIQSQNSQLSSLQSQSQNFQTEFHPAAVDTFPESAAVPTQTDRLGEIIKTDLAKEEPVVTRTPAIVTNKEVQKILDIWNGSPEILTEKTPLEFKSTESTPIEFKSKESINSQILNKEKIIFFPTQQPKYMETTQQFPLVPVTIKTTTFKTEFFSKPIEINGQTYVPLTPNAQIDPENKEDDLLYWDGKHYVPIKYQKVTVPGTILYKLENGIYMPTYYNGGNMLDNLVQTNFPGAETKLKAESFETKLQNEPSNTMGVIQHAENTEKVIYPERPPSLSQARDFNDRAVAGPPPTNPPPTSKDKLSSSNFYASNMTQWEKTTSTKFKPTSFNLITSTTTTIPLTETTHTVLTTETTMTPYTTSTELKHDILQEYLKQPHQVNYAADDSLREYTKQLPPINPSPDDPFREDVEDLGNIIKTDLGIKNEIESLTKLFEADSKETPVTIPITHAKTISDIRLLMPSLFGQEESLISHSKPEMSLAEKDLQMADQFLKKEEEERKFPIPSTVIKGNDEEAIKSGQLKELIEKKERTALENLSNKEKYDLEKTLSSDIQKLQSSFDKDHTVLLPSIRLDKDPPNLLAASDLNVGDIRDLLKITKLAEKSASKKHGLLKPTLTRSQARKVLEKGGVQQLLKYLILSGTSPSTIAALREKNLHKKILPELKFSDQAKEESNVNVKDTEELRKVNEQWDRRYKGLQKTIDHKAKNPLPKFGRKKRSEKKRKKRDRL, encoded by the exons ATGAAGATATTTTATTTCCTCGCTTTTGCTTCAACTGCAGCATTTTTTG ATTCACATCTCACTTGCCCACAATATCCCCCTCCAAACAATGGTCGAATGATATGCGATCATCTTTTGGGAAAATACTGCACCCCATCGTGTAATTTTGGGTTTGTACCAAATGGACCTCAAGCTTGGGCCTATGTTTGCAATCCAGTTACACAAAGATGGGGAACTTACCCTGACTCCTATCCATTACCATGGCCCGACTGTGTTACTCCAAA AGATCAAACATGGAATCCGaaatctttttacattttaaataagacAAAAGAACCGGACCTAGAAAATGTTAATGGCGACAAAAGTATGACAAGTGTAGGTGACGTTGAAAAATCATATGAAGAAGACAAACAAATCAAAGGAGAGAAAAACACTCAaactgaattttataaaaagaatattatgGATGCAGCTTACGatatattaaaagtaactcCAAagaatcagttaaaaaataaagtccaAAAACAGTTCGAAGTTTTAAACGATACTCCAACTGATAACCGTAGTACAAGCAAAACCTCGAACAAGTTAACAGATAAGTTAAGTCAACCACCatctcaaaaaaataactcaaataaaTCTTCAAATACTAGAGATAACAAAAGTTATGTGCCAATGTTAACTTCTTTTAACGAAAATGAATCTTATGAAGCTGTTGATAAACTagtcaataataaaacaaatgaaagACAAATTGATAttaccaaagtaaccaaaacaCGCAATTTTGGCACAAAAGAGATTGATATTGAAGACCTAAAAATAACCACAACTAGAGACAACGTAGCTAAATTTGATAAcggaaaaagtttaaatgaaacAACAGCTTTTGTTCACAGTTTACCAAAAGATAATTTtgaccaaaaaaatattgttttagacAATATCACAACACACGCTATCAACAGTATTACACCACAAGCCACCAATATTTCAATTATTACGCAACAATTCAATGAAGAAAATACAAAAGATGAAAACCTTACagttaaaactacaaaaaacaacacaaagcaGGTATTTGATTTACAAACGCGAACTCTTGATTCTTTAAATGTTGAGCAAGAATTGCGTAACATAACCGATACTTTAAGAGAAATAGGACAAAGTATTAAAAGCAGCATTGTTGCTAAAACTTTACCATTGTTGCCAACAACATCAACTATTTCTAAGttaaataacacaataattaataacacAAAAGAATGGAATAAAAATAGTACTCCTCAGACCGCAGATAAAAGTTATTATGCTGCAAACCACACTGTTCGTAAAAcaaataacttatctaaaaaaacttcagcaatgaaagataaaaaaaagcatacagctttaaaaaagttaagttatgaaacaaagcaaataaaagctaatcaatttaacaacataaaatctttcataaaaGATTCTGAAGACAAACAGACTAACAATGATAAAGAGGCTAATAATGAACCTCCTCTTGTACCAGTATTTTCCAATAAAGATCTTAGCTTGTTACGTCATATGGTTTCTACTAATAACAAAAGGTCAGAAATGAGGCATTCTTCTCCATCTCTTTGGTCAAAAATGATGACTCTAACATCAACTAAAGACGATCATCAATTAAGAAGAGTGAAGCTTGCGTCTCGTAAAAAACTTGCAACAGAAGATTTAAATTTGGCAAAACTGATAATGACTGGTATTAATAATAAAGACAACTatcattttaaagataaacCAAACCCATTTTTATATAGTGGGAAAAGTCTCGGTCCAATGAATCagtctaaattaaaaacagacaAAGCTTCTACTCGACAGTACGTTTGGAATGGGGCAACATTTGTACCTTTGTCAGAAAACGAACCGTCAACATCATATTTGCATAGTAACGAAGGTGGAGGTTTATCAAGTACTTCTCGATACCGTTGGAACGGAGCAACATTTGTGCCCACTGATTTATCTGAAGAACTGTCCCTAATTCAATCTCAAAATTCCCAATTAAGTTCACTTCAAAGTCAATCACAAAATTTCCAAACGGAATTTCATCCAGCTGCAGTAGATACATTTCCAGAATCAGCTGCTGTACCGACTCAAACCGACCGGCTAggagaaattataaaaacagatCTTGCGAAGGAAGAACCAGTTGTTACTAGAACACCTGCAATAGTAACAAACAAAGAGGTGCAAAAAATTCTCGATATTTGGAATGGATCACCTGAAATTTTAACTGAAAAGACACCATTAGAATTTAAATCAACGGAATCGACACCAATAgaatttaaatcaaaagaatcAATTAATTcccaaatattaaataaagaaaagataatattttttccaaCACAACAACCTAAATATATGGAAACAACTCAACAATTTCCTCTGGTTCCTgtgacaataaaaacaacaacttttaaaacggaatttttttcaaaaccaatAGAAATTAATGGACAAACTTATGTTCCTCTAACTCCAAATGCGCAAATAGATCCAGAAAATAAAGAAGATGATTTGTTATATTGGGATGGGAAACATTATGTTccaataaaataccaaaaagtGACTGTTCCAGGAACTATTTTATACAAGTTGGAAAATGGTATATACATGCCTACTTATTACAACGGTGGTAATATGCTTGATAACTTAGTACAAACTAATTTTCCTGGTGCTGAAACTAAACTAAAGGCTGAATCATTTGAGACTAAATTGCAAAATGAACCGTCTAATACTATGGGGGTAATTCAACATGCTGAAAACACCGAAAAGGTTATTTATCCTGAACGACCTCCATCATTAAGTCAGGCACGGGATTTTAATGATAGAGCCGTTGCTGGTCCTCCTCCGACTAACCCTCCACCAACTTCTAAAGATAAATTGAGTTCATCAAATTTTTACGCAAGCAATATGACACAATGGGAAAAAACAAcgtcaacaaaatttaaacctacATCTTTTAATCTGATAACCTCTACAACGACAACAATACCGTTAACTGAAACAACTCACACTGTATTAACTACTGAAACAACAATGACACCTTATACCACATCAACTGAACTCAAACACGATATTCTACAAGAGTATTTAAAGCAACCTCATCAAGTAAATTATGCTGCAGATGATAGCCTTCGTGAGTATACAAAGCAACTCCCACCTATAAATCCATCTCCAGATGATCCATTTAGAGAAGATGTCGAAGATCTTGGCAACATTATTAAAACAGATCTAggaattaaaaatgaaattgagtCACTCACAAAACTTTTTGAAGCAGATTCGAAAGAAACTCCAGTAACAATACCAATAACTCATGCTAAAACCATTTCAGATATAAG attactaATGCCAAGTTTGTTTGGTCAAGAAGAATCATTAATTAGCCACAGTAAACCAGAAATGTCTTTAGCAGAAAAAGATCTTCAAATGGCTGatcagtttttgaaaaaagaagaagaagaaagaaAGTTTCCAATTCCTTCCACTGTTATTAAAGGAAATGACGAAGAGGCAATTAAATCCGGACAATTAAAAGAACTCATTGAAAAGAAAGAGCGTACAGCTCTTGAAAACCTAAGCAACAAAGAAAAGTACGATCTTGAAAAAACCTTATCTTCCGATATTCAAAAATTACAATCATCATTTGATAAAGATCATACAGTTTTGCTTCCGTCAATAAGACTCGATAAAGATCCACCTAACCTTTTGGCAGCAAGTGATCTCAATGTCGGTGACATAAGAGATTTATTGAAGATAACTAAGCTAGCAGAAAAATCTGCAAGCAAAAAGCACGGTTTACTTAAGCCTACCTTAACTCGTTCACAAGCGCGCAAGGTGTTAGAAAAAGGGGGTGTTCAACAGCTGTTGAAATATCTAATTTTATCGGGTACATCTCCGTCGACTATTGCTGCACTGCgagaaaaaaatttgcataagaAAATTTTGCCTGAATTAAAATTCAGTGATCAAGCTAAAGAAGAGTCTAATGTAAATGTCAAAGACACTGAAGAACTTAGAAAAGTAAACGAACAATGGGATAGGCGTTACAAAggattacaaaaaacaattgatCACAAAGCTAAAAATCCCTTACCCAAATTCGGTAGAAAAAAAAGGTcagaaaaaaaacgaaaaaaacgAGATAGgttataa